In one window of Leptospira sp. GIMC2001 DNA:
- the rpmE gene encoding 50S ribosomal protein L31, which yields MKVDIHPKYVAAKIKCACGAVYETKSTAGDISVEICSACHPFFTGKAKILDTAGRVDKFKKKYKMK from the coding sequence ATGAAAGTAGATATTCATCCTAAATATGTAGCTGCCAAGATCAAATGTGCATGTGGTGCGGTTTATGAAACCAAATCCACAGCTGGTGATATCTCTGTAGAAATTTGTTCTGCTTGCCATCCATTCTTTACCGGTAAGGCTAAGATTCTGGATACTGCAGGTCGAGTTGACAAATTTAAGAAAAAATATAAAATGAAATAG
- the ileS gene encoding isoleucine--tRNA ligase, whose protein sequence is MAKQEKENPYSHTVLLPQTEFPMKAGLATREPEQIRIWKDGKILHKMRDRNEGKKEFNLHDGPPYANGNFHLGHALNKTLKDIIIKSKSLAGYKVDMIPGWDCHGLPIEVQVLKNLGKEARNISPSDLRQKCRDYAESFVKKQGGDLDRFLCFWDEDHLYKTMSPDYEAKIVEVFGDLFNKGYIYKGKKPVYWCIDLATAHAEAEIEYKDHTSPSIYVLFPVKGMNNTSCLIWTTTPWTLPANLAIAFNRELEYSIYSTTDFGDLILANGLIESVTQKTGVQFTFKKKLTNDELSKFVFRHPFLEQDSIPVFGSHVTLEAGTGCVHTAPGHGTDDYKVGLEYGLDTFSPVDQYGKYTDEFPMMQGEKIFAANPKIVDLLREKGKLLHFSEFQHSYPHSWRSKKPLIFRATPQWFFSMDEKDLRKNALEEIDKVKWIPDWGITRIRSMVQSRPDWCLSRQRNWGVPIPSFTCKSCEKPHINEESIRFFTKLVQKEGIEVWYTKTAKELLPENTKCTGCGSDDLVQDKDILDVWFDSGVSNFVVFPDSYNKESTNKPTPPADLYLEGSDQHRGWFQSSLWPSMALRGIPPYKSVLTHGYILDEKGHAMSKSLGNGVDPTTDVIDIYGADVLRLWISSLDFRDDVKASKDGIKAVAENYRKLRNTFRYLLGNTSVGDDSIDPKQMTNVDRYYLSKLATLSDEVQKAYENYQFHIVYHRILNFCTVDLSQDYFEIIRDRMYCDSKDSLERNSSVSALKIVLKTLTSLLAPILSFTSEEVWKEAGLAQSVFLNDFPKIDHLKDPNLESSMECIFASKDEAQKVLEEARKTGKIGKSLDAKLTIKPNKDDVNPLSNFDISELELFFVTSQVSFEKSDSEEVVSQLQGTEYQFSVVLPQSEACPRCWRHTRDMVAGKLCRRCETAIA, encoded by the coding sequence ATGGCAAAACAGGAAAAAGAAAATCCCTACTCACATACGGTCTTACTCCCTCAGACAGAATTCCCAATGAAAGCGGGACTAGCAACGAGGGAACCAGAACAGATTCGTATTTGGAAAGATGGGAAAATCCTACACAAAATGCGAGACCGCAACGAAGGGAAAAAGGAATTTAACCTACACGATGGGCCTCCCTATGCCAATGGGAATTTTCATTTAGGACATGCACTCAATAAAACTCTAAAAGATATCATCATCAAATCCAAATCACTTGCAGGCTACAAAGTAGATATGATCCCAGGTTGGGATTGCCATGGCCTTCCGATTGAAGTTCAGGTGCTAAAGAATCTAGGCAAAGAAGCTCGAAATATTTCACCGAGTGACCTAAGACAAAAATGTCGCGACTATGCAGAAAGTTTTGTTAAGAAGCAAGGAGGCGATCTCGACAGATTTTTATGTTTCTGGGATGAGGATCATCTCTATAAAACAATGAGCCCAGATTATGAGGCAAAAATTGTCGAAGTCTTTGGTGATCTATTTAACAAAGGCTATATTTATAAAGGCAAAAAACCAGTTTATTGGTGTATCGATTTGGCAACTGCTCATGCGGAAGCAGAAATTGAATACAAAGATCATACTTCTCCGTCAATCTATGTTTTATTTCCAGTTAAAGGAATGAACAATACGTCCTGTCTTATCTGGACAACTACTCCATGGACTTTGCCTGCCAATCTTGCCATCGCATTCAATCGAGAATTAGAATATTCTATTTATTCAACTACAGATTTTGGTGATCTAATCCTTGCAAATGGATTGATCGAATCTGTTACACAAAAGACTGGAGTTCAATTTACTTTTAAGAAAAAATTAACTAATGATGAATTGAGCAAATTTGTATTTCGCCATCCATTCTTAGAACAAGATTCCATTCCCGTTTTCGGAAGCCATGTTACACTAGAAGCTGGAACCGGCTGCGTACACACTGCACCCGGACATGGAACAGATGACTATAAAGTGGGTCTCGAATATGGTTTAGATACTTTTAGTCCTGTAGATCAGTATGGAAAATATACAGACGAATTCCCGATGATGCAAGGTGAGAAAATTTTTGCCGCCAATCCTAAGATAGTCGATCTACTAAGAGAAAAAGGAAAATTGCTACATTTTAGTGAGTTCCAACATTCTTATCCGCATAGTTGGAGATCTAAGAAACCTTTGATCTTTCGTGCAACTCCTCAATGGTTTTTTTCTATGGACGAGAAAGATCTTCGAAAGAACGCATTAGAAGAAATTGATAAAGTAAAATGGATCCCTGACTGGGGAATCACTCGGATTCGTTCCATGGTGCAATCCAGGCCAGACTGGTGCTTATCAAGACAGAGAAATTGGGGAGTGCCCATTCCATCTTTCACCTGTAAATCATGTGAGAAACCCCATATCAATGAAGAATCCATAAGATTTTTCACAAAGCTTGTTCAGAAAGAAGGAATCGAAGTATGGTATACTAAAACCGCGAAAGAGCTACTACCAGAAAATACAAAATGTACGGGCTGTGGATCAGACGATCTTGTCCAAGACAAAGACATTTTAGATGTATGGTTTGATTCTGGGGTTTCCAATTTTGTTGTATTCCCAGATTCATATAACAAGGAATCTACGAATAAACCAACTCCACCCGCAGACCTCTATCTAGAAGGATCTGACCAGCATCGAGGCTGGTTCCAATCTTCTTTATGGCCGTCTATGGCACTTCGTGGCATTCCTCCCTACAAATCGGTGTTAACTCATGGATATATCCTAGATGAGAAAGGACATGCAATGTCTAAATCTCTCGGCAATGGAGTGGACCCTACGACAGATGTAATTGATATCTATGGAGCAGATGTTCTTAGATTATGGATTTCCAGTCTTGATTTCCGTGATGATGTGAAGGCAAGCAAGGATGGAATCAAGGCTGTTGCGGAAAATTACCGAAAGCTAAGAAATACTTTTCGTTATCTATTGGGCAATACCTCTGTGGGAGACGACTCAATCGATCCAAAACAAATGACAAATGTTGATCGCTACTATCTCTCTAAATTGGCAACTCTTTCGGATGAGGTTCAAAAAGCTTATGAGAACTATCAATTCCATATTGTCTACCACCGAATTCTTAACTTCTGCACAGTAGATCTATCACAAGATTACTTCGAAATCATTCGTGACAGAATGTACTGTGATAGCAAGGATTCACTTGAACGAAACTCATCTGTTTCTGCTCTAAAGATCGTTCTAAAGACTCTAACATCACTACTCGCTCCAATCCTAAGTTTTACTTCAGAAGAAGTCTGGAAAGAAGCGGGACTTGCTCAGTCTGTGTTTCTAAATGATTTTCCAAAGATAGACCATCTAAAAGATCCTAATTTAGAATCATCCATGGAATGTATTTTTGCTTCCAAAGATGAGGCTCAAAAAGTTCTAGAAGAAGCTAGAAAAACAGGAAAGATTGGAAAGTCTTTAGATGCAAAGCTTACCATAAAACCTAACAAAGATGATGTGAATCCTCTTTCGAATTTTGATATATCCGAATTGGAACTCTTCTTTGTTACAAGCCAAGTCAGTTTTGAAAAAAGCGATTCCGAAGAAGTTGTATCGCAATTGCAAGGAACCGAATACCAATTTTCTGTAGTCTTACCACAATCAGAAGCCTGCCCAAGATGTTGGAGACATACGAGAGATATGGTAGCAGGAAAATTATGCAGAAGATGTGAGACGGCTATAGCTTAA
- a CDS encoding LA_1326/LA_4305 family lipoprotein: MNRIHLSVSLLILTFVLNCASGVNARKLIHRSYKAGYYSLEVDAIATRDRRLLEESPLKHPIKNITEDQWKGILGNLKFKKESSVGDMIYYIFPEDELNDIIPDLKVAVSDLDETKTLIVITKFNDVKGVVSRDLRTTFLLFQNKKGINILFSEIHQDMIGIETSNYYEWSVIPEIQFRNNYDPINIVENKFFDFALVNGFKNRMWLQFDTTDPSKFKFEKRKTEEPEIDKESNKLAEDSKKPKSEIIIRDVD; this comes from the coding sequence ATGAATAGAATTCACTTATCCGTATCTTTATTGATCCTTACCTTCGTCCTGAATTGCGCATCGGGAGTGAATGCAAGGAAATTGATCCATCGAAGCTATAAGGCGGGCTATTACAGTCTTGAGGTTGATGCGATTGCAACTAGAGATAGAAGGCTTTTGGAAGAAAGTCCTTTAAAGCATCCTATCAAAAATATAACAGAAGATCAATGGAAAGGCATTCTTGGCAATTTGAAATTTAAGAAAGAAAGTTCCGTGGGAGATATGATCTATTATATTTTTCCAGAAGATGAATTGAATGATATTATCCCGGATCTCAAAGTTGCCGTATCGGATCTGGATGAGACAAAGACTTTGATTGTTATCACTAAATTCAACGATGTAAAAGGTGTAGTATCTAGAGATCTTCGAACCACTTTTCTTCTTTTCCAAAATAAAAAAGGAATCAATATATTATTTTCTGAGATTCACCAAGATATGATCGGAATTGAAACATCGAACTATTATGAATGGTCGGTTATTCCCGAGATTCAATTTCGCAACAATTATGATCCGATCAATATTGTAGAAAATAAATTCTTTGATTTTGCTTTAGTGAATGGTTTCAAGAATCGGATGTGGTTGCAGTTTGACACAACTGATCCATCAAAATTCAAATTCGAAAAAAGGAAAACAGAAGAGCCTGAGATTGATAAAGAATCGAACAAGCTTGCCGAAGATTCCAAAAAACCAAAGTCAGAAATTATCATTCGCGACGTCGACTAA
- a CDS encoding pentapeptide repeat-containing protein has protein sequence MDFDKYKEINDQRLNYHEMEDATVVSYYRNTGCGDGYRIYLKIDENDRVSDASYTTTGCGFGIVALAFACEAAKGKTLEEIKALTSSDLESYFEFPERRKNYPESAIQALHKAVNDHETGQGVPPEKRITKSMALNTLKEQGNLVNVNLSSVMLEKEDLSNVDFTNANLHNAFLQTSNFSGANFSGANLKGAFFNGSNLTNANFRGADLRWAKLTGANLEGADFTGALYDIGTRVDPKNLHIFDVMKKEGKDIYMKKEEAPA, from the coding sequence ATGGATTTTGACAAATACAAAGAGATCAACGACCAACGTCTAAACTACCACGAGATGGAAGATGCAACAGTTGTTTCTTATTATAGAAACACTGGTTGTGGCGACGGATACAGAATCTATTTAAAAATTGATGAGAACGATCGTGTCTCTGATGCAAGCTACACAACCACTGGCTGTGGTTTTGGCATCGTTGCTCTTGCTTTCGCATGTGAAGCAGCAAAAGGCAAAACTTTAGAAGAAATCAAAGCTCTAACTTCGAGTGATCTTGAATCCTACTTCGAATTCCCAGAGCGAAGAAAAAATTATCCCGAATCAGCGATTCAAGCTTTGCATAAAGCTGTCAATGATCATGAAACCGGACAAGGTGTCCCTCCTGAAAAGAGAATCACTAAATCTATGGCGTTGAACACATTGAAAGAGCAAGGCAATTTGGTGAATGTAAACCTATCAAGTGTTATGTTAGAAAAAGAAGATCTATCAAATGTAGATTTCACAAATGCTAACTTACACAATGCATTCTTGCAGACATCCAATTTCTCAGGTGCCAATTTTTCTGGGGCTAATCTAAAAGGAGCATTCTTCAACGGATCGAACCTTACAAATGCAAATTTTCGTGGAGCCGACCTAAGATGGGCAAAGCTCACAGGTGCCAATTTGGAAGGTGCGGACTTTACTGGTGCATTGTATGATATTGGAACTCGAGTTGATCCCAAGAACTTGCATATTTTTGATGTTATGAAGAAAGAAGGCAAGGATATCTATATGAAGAAAGAGGAAGCACCTGCTTGA
- a CDS encoding adhesin OmpL37 family surface protein — protein sequence MGTIRIILVFFLAILQLSHIGAVSPDQTNLGILIDENKKNINFLNVCMSNLAPAQESKPSGEAEGQPAQKNIDHDYYRIIRDINQLDFNGNMWYLQSNYSLAFRQLREAQGRMKEGYELAIQKYLEDTRALLESTAPAIIRSDDNVAKALLRLGFRDLRTGEDRFLMGFNSSPYQYRYKILLYSEGITILRRGKRYAILAMLASKTPDEDKAEYQYWSLDDLKEAREEPKEPNYDKVKNNLSNYVDNKRLERKVVPPANPQATPLDLFEQHDDNYGMITENRLDLIMEANFEIKETDSIDREKVPPIPKFNTDGTPKYE from the coding sequence ATGGGAACTATAAGAATCATACTCGTTTTCTTTCTAGCAATTTTACAACTCTCCCATATCGGGGCAGTATCTCCAGACCAAACCAATCTTGGTATATTGATTGATGAGAATAAGAAGAATATCAATTTTCTCAATGTCTGTATGAGCAATCTTGCTCCGGCTCAAGAAAGTAAGCCATCTGGAGAAGCCGAAGGACAACCTGCTCAGAAAAATATTGACCACGACTACTATCGAATCATTCGAGATATCAACCAACTAGACTTCAATGGAAATATGTGGTATCTTCAAAGTAATTACAGTCTAGCATTCCGCCAATTGAGAGAAGCTCAAGGTAGAATGAAAGAGGGATATGAACTTGCTATTCAGAAGTATTTAGAAGATACTAGAGCTTTGCTTGAGTCAACTGCGCCTGCGATCATTCGTTCAGATGACAATGTTGCAAAGGCACTTCTCAGACTTGGGTTTCGTGATTTGCGAACTGGCGAAGACCGTTTTCTAATGGGATTCAATTCATCTCCCTATCAATATCGTTATAAAATTCTTTTGTATTCTGAAGGTATAACAATACTAAGACGAGGCAAAAGATACGCAATTCTTGCAATGCTTGCATCCAAAACTCCAGATGAAGACAAAGCGGAATACCAATATTGGTCATTGGATGATTTAAAGGAGGCTCGGGAAGAGCCCAAAGAACCAAATTATGATAAGGTCAAGAACAATCTGTCCAACTACGTTGATAATAAGAGGCTTGAACGCAAAGTTGTTCCACCAGCAAATCCTCAAGCAACTCCGCTTGATCTTTTCGAGCAACACGATGATAATTATGGAATGATTACAGAAAATCGTTTGGATTTGATTATGGAAGCAAATTTCGAAATCAAAGAAACCGATTCCATAGACCGAGAAAAAGTTCCGCCTATTCCTAAGTTCAATACGGATGGCACACCAAAGTATGAATAA
- the rho gene encoding transcription termination factor Rho, translated as MKNKNDYLEQDEAVSNGVSTVETEPSESPQGHRGKKRRKSFDGQAPEPIDIVELKKRSINEMTEIAKNLGVENTHGLKKQNLIFAILQAQTERDGQVHAAGVMEKLPEGYGFLRSPDYNYVPGPDDIYVSPSQIKLFGLRTGDTITGLIRPPKEAERFFAMLRVETINGYPVDQAQKRALFDNLTPLYPMEKFQMEFDPSHMDTRIMDLMCPIGKGQRALIVAPPRTGKTVLMQNIANAITKNHPEVVLIVLLIDERPEEVTDMARNVKGEVVSSTFDEPAQRHVQVAEMVIEKAKRLVEHEKDVVILLDSITRLARAYNQVIPTSGKILSGGVDSNALHKPKRFFGAARNIEEGGSLTIIATALVDTGSRMDEVIFEEFKGTGNMEIHLDRKLSDKRIFPAIDFNKSGTRKEELLLPPDILQKVFVLRKVLSPMSITESMELLLEKMRVTKTNEAFLASMNTN; from the coding sequence GTGAAGAACAAAAATGATTACCTAGAACAAGACGAAGCCGTATCCAACGGTGTTTCAACAGTTGAAACAGAGCCCAGTGAATCTCCCCAAGGACATCGCGGTAAGAAGCGAAGAAAATCCTTTGATGGCCAAGCCCCAGAGCCAATCGATATCGTAGAACTAAAAAAACGCAGCATCAATGAAATGACCGAGATTGCAAAAAATCTTGGAGTTGAGAACACTCATGGTCTCAAAAAACAAAATTTAATCTTTGCTATTCTCCAAGCTCAGACCGAGCGCGATGGACAAGTCCATGCAGCCGGCGTAATGGAGAAACTTCCCGAAGGATATGGATTCCTTCGGTCGCCTGACTACAACTATGTGCCAGGACCAGATGATATCTATGTATCTCCATCTCAGATCAAACTATTTGGATTGAGAACTGGTGACACGATCACTGGCCTCATTCGTCCACCAAAAGAAGCTGAGCGTTTCTTTGCTATGCTTCGTGTGGAGACGATCAACGGTTATCCGGTTGACCAAGCTCAGAAGAGAGCCCTTTTTGATAACTTAACTCCTCTCTATCCAATGGAAAAATTCCAAATGGAATTTGATCCATCCCATATGGACACAAGAATCATGGATCTTATGTGTCCGATTGGAAAAGGGCAACGTGCACTTATCGTTGCACCACCCAGAACAGGTAAGACAGTTCTTATGCAAAATATTGCAAATGCGATTACCAAGAATCATCCTGAGGTTGTTCTGATCGTTCTTCTTATTGATGAGCGTCCAGAAGAAGTAACGGATATGGCAAGAAATGTTAAAGGGGAAGTTGTGAGTTCTACATTCGATGAGCCAGCTCAGCGCCACGTTCAAGTGGCCGAGATGGTAATTGAGAAGGCTAAGAGGCTAGTCGAGCACGAGAAAGATGTGGTAATTCTTCTCGATTCTATCACAAGACTTGCTAGAGCTTACAACCAAGTAATTCCAACTTCAGGTAAAATTCTCTCGGGTGGTGTTGACTCCAATGCTCTTCATAAACCGAAAAGATTCTTTGGTGCCGCGAGAAATATTGAAGAGGGCGGATCGCTTACAATCATTGCGACGGCTCTTGTAGACACGGGATCTAGAATGGACGAAGTTATTTTCGAGGAATTCAAGGGAACGGGTAATATGGAGATCCATTTGGATAGAAAACTCTCGGATAAGCGAATTTTCCCTGCCATTGATTTCAATAAATCGGGAACAAGAAAGGAAGAATTGTTGCTTCCTCCAGATATTTTGCAGAAGGTTTTCGTGTTACGAAAAGTACTTTCCCCTATGAGCATCACAGAAAGCATGGAATTATTGTTGGAGAAAATGAGGGTTACGAAGACCAACGAAGCCTTTTTAGCCAGCATGAACACGAATTAA
- a CDS encoding transcriptional regulator, producing MRTESLYKHFMLTQVSHIPVIDEASKLIGFLSKEKLQIEMSDLSRSSMEIESIPEGFIDKDLSETLISYFSIHGKIPVIDLQGTRKDSWDKPRLLAEYSKMATNELAASELESEQTVRNRSAQGDRNSESRADQKESKEKNPVQWFMQLILESFSDPLFATDLDGHTIFYNEKFEKGILSQPHFRNSVSFAERFLRDLNKDVFAGFLKANDLDINASNEHGKVLQTLLPKIGYMVRIVTLSQADKMVGYLYHFSLLRQSIQNQNDEGFVFPSLEEAFANKLPLELVLKETESFYIYQSLLRNHRNVSHTSDELGIPRSTLQNRIRFLELEKRFSNHSKDPIPRKRAPQSRTKKNESTTKPTGSEDSNSDNRKSTSQKQPASKKKIESQSRTESKLKIENKSKLETKSKIQSKTKNKSNSKKQLESSNKINRTKKAPKKKPSKKAKKNK from the coding sequence ATGCGGACTGAGTCTTTATATAAACATTTTATGCTCACACAGGTATCACATATTCCTGTGATCGACGAAGCAAGTAAGCTTATTGGTTTTCTCTCCAAAGAAAAATTGCAGATAGAAATGTCTGATCTTTCAAGGTCATCCATGGAAATAGAATCTATTCCTGAAGGATTTATTGACAAAGATCTTTCTGAGACTCTGATAAGCTATTTTTCCATTCATGGCAAAATTCCTGTTATCGATCTTCAAGGGACTCGAAAGGACAGTTGGGATAAACCAAGACTACTTGCCGAATATTCGAAAATGGCGACCAATGAACTTGCTGCCTCAGAATTGGAATCCGAACAGACTGTTCGTAATAGATCCGCACAAGGTGATCGAAATTCTGAATCGCGGGCAGACCAAAAGGAATCAAAAGAAAAAAATCCAGTTCAGTGGTTTATGCAATTGATTTTGGAAAGTTTTAGCGATCCGCTTTTTGCAACGGATTTAGATGGTCATACGATTTTTTATAATGAGAAATTTGAGAAAGGAATTCTAAGCCAACCTCATTTCCGAAATAGTGTATCCTTTGCGGAGAGATTTCTTCGTGATCTAAACAAAGACGTATTCGCTGGATTTCTCAAAGCAAATGATTTAGATATCAATGCAAGCAACGAGCATGGAAAAGTTCTACAGACTCTTCTACCCAAAATAGGATATATGGTACGAATTGTAACTCTCTCTCAAGCGGACAAAATGGTCGGTTATCTCTACCATTTTAGTTTACTTAGACAGAGTATCCAGAATCAAAATGATGAAGGATTTGTTTTTCCATCTTTGGAAGAGGCTTTTGCCAATAAATTGCCTTTAGAGTTAGTCCTCAAAGAGACGGAGAGTTTTTACATCTACCAAAGTCTTCTGCGAAATCATAGAAATGTATCACATACTTCTGATGAATTGGGAATTCCTAGGTCCACTCTTCAGAATCGGATTCGATTTCTTGAGCTGGAAAAAAGATTCTCGAATCATTCCAAAGATCCGATTCCACGAAAAAGGGCACCTCAATCTAGAACCAAGAAGAATGAATCGACTACAAAACCAACTGGCTCAGAGGATTCTAATTCGGATAATCGGAAATCCACTTCCCAAAAGCAACCTGCGTCTAAGAAAAAAATTGAATCTCAATCTAGAACTGAATCCAAGTTAAAAATAGAAAACAAATCTAAATTAGAAACTAAATCTAAAATACAATCTAAAACAAAGAATAAATCGAATTCGAAAAAGCAGCTAGAATCAAGCAATAAGATCAATAGAACCAAGAAAGCACCAAAGAAAAAGCCTTCAAAAAAAGCTAAAAAAAACAAATAA
- a CDS encoding STAS domain-containing protein has product MLIESHKSNNHLLLTIMEDILMDNSRNFFLEFEGMGIGKDLEVKHLSINFGEVRFLDSSGIGAIIKCTNLAKEKGIDITVFNLNKTLFSVFRLSGLQHILTTLTLNEYIDRFPEFQKYLSKYHE; this is encoded by the coding sequence ATGCTGATTGAGTCTCATAAATCCAATAATCATTTACTTCTGACGATCATGGAAGATATCCTGATGGATAATTCTAGAAATTTTTTCCTAGAATTTGAAGGAATGGGAATTGGTAAAGATTTAGAAGTAAAGCATCTGAGTATCAATTTCGGAGAAGTTCGATTCTTGGATTCCTCTGGCATCGGAGCAATCATCAAGTGTACAAATCTTGCCAAAGAAAAGGGAATTGATATCACTGTTTTCAATCTCAACAAAACACTTTTTTCTGTTTTTAGATTATCTGGTTTGCAGCATATTTTAACCACCTTAACATTGAACGAATACATAGACAGATTTCCAGAATTTCAAAAATATTTGAGTAAATACCATGAATAG
- the cobT gene encoding nicotinate-nucleotide--dimethylbenzimidazole phosphoribosyltransferase gives MSMEFNEAEKLGLTKAIYGRRDVRNFRPAPVSKKILKKILEAGHNAPSVGFSQPWNFFLISNSDTKKLVYDHFTKENKKVIHSMQGDRSETYASLKLQGLLDSPHHLVVTCNQERNPDNRLGRTTVTDSDIYSTCLAIQNIWLTARSEGIGIGWMSIYDPIELPKLLKIPEEYKIIAYLCLGYPVDFPDNPILESTGWARRENLSDLVFEEEWGEASNIFTNDSEKKSTQLQNNFINTNNFEFDPEAFLERMNSLTKPMGSLGELEKIAFQLARIQNTNHPTIQNKAVLIVAGDHSVAAENISAYSQDTTYKMVYQYLAGGGAISSLTRGVGAKLYIADLGVNHSFATHANLIGKKIRMGTRNFLQEDALTLDEVNSAIEVGKNLWNEMDSSIDVLSLGEVGIGNTTVSVILACFFYDLDPEEIVGRGTGIDDSQLRKKISVVGTALKKFKKRVVNSESPGIEALVAVGGLEIAGMVGVILGAKNIPIAIVLDGLISTMAAVIALKIDSSLRDKLLFGHLSFEKAHKLVLDRLGVKPILDLQLRLGEATGSTLAISILEQSVRFVDEMKTWDEVNWNRLDQHK, from the coding sequence ATGTCTATGGAATTTAATGAAGCGGAGAAATTAGGTCTGACCAAGGCAATTTATGGAAGAAGAGATGTGCGTAACTTTCGACCGGCTCCTGTTTCTAAGAAAATATTAAAAAAAATTCTAGAAGCTGGACACAATGCACCCAGCGTGGGCTTCTCTCAGCCTTGGAACTTTTTTCTAATCTCCAATTCCGATACAAAAAAGTTGGTTTATGATCATTTCACCAAAGAAAATAAGAAAGTGATTCATTCCATGCAAGGTGATAGATCCGAAACATATGCATCCCTCAAGCTCCAAGGACTTCTTGATTCTCCCCACCATCTTGTTGTTACATGCAATCAAGAAAGAAACCCAGACAATAGACTTGGCAGAACAACTGTAACGGATTCCGACATCTATTCAACTTGTCTTGCGATACAAAATATTTGGCTTACCGCAAGGAGTGAGGGAATCGGCATTGGTTGGATGAGTATCTATGACCCGATTGAGTTGCCTAAATTGTTAAAAATTCCCGAGGAATATAAAATTATCGCCTATTTATGCTTAGGTTATCCCGTTGATTTTCCTGATAATCCTATATTAGAGTCAACTGGATGGGCAAGACGGGAAAATCTTTCAGATTTAGTTTTTGAAGAAGAATGGGGTGAGGCCTCTAACATTTTTACAAATGATTCGGAGAAAAAATCTACTCAGTTGCAAAACAATTTCATCAATACGAATAATTTTGAATTTGATCCTGAAGCTTTTCTTGAGCGGATGAATTCTCTAACCAAGCCTATGGGAAGCTTAGGGGAATTGGAAAAAATTGCATTCCAATTGGCGCGGATTCAGAATACCAATCATCCAACTATACAAAATAAAGCTGTACTCATTGTTGCAGGTGATCATTCTGTCGCCGCAGAAAATATCAGTGCCTATTCACAAGATACAACTTACAAGATGGTATATCAATATCTTGCGGGTGGTGGTGCAATTTCAAGTCTTACACGCGGAGTTGGAGCTAAACTCTATATCGCTGATCTCGGAGTGAATCATAGTTTTGCAACACACGCAAATCTAATTGGAAAAAAAATTCGAATGGGAACTCGTAATTTTTTGCAAGAAGATGCTCTAACTTTAGATGAAGTGAACTCGGCTATTGAAGTTGGAAAGAACTTATGGAATGAAATGGACTCAAGTATTGACGTACTCTCCTTGGGTGAAGTGGGAATTGGAAATACAACTGTCTCTGTGATTCTAGCTTGTTTTTTCTATGATTTAGATCCCGAGGAAATTGTGGGTCGTGGAACGGGAATTGATGATTCGCAGTTGAGAAAGAAAATTTCAGTTGTTGGGACAGCACTAAAGAAATTCAAAAAGCGCGTTGTAAATAGTGAAAGTCCAGGAATTGAAGCACTTGTTGCAGTGGGTGGACTGGAAATTGCTGGAATGGTCGGAGTGATTCTTGGTGCAAAGAATATACCCATAGCAATAGTGTTAGATGGACTTATCTCGACGATGGCAGCTGTCATCGCCTTAAAGATAGATTCGAGTCTTCGAGATAAGCTTCTTTTCGGACATCTATCTTTCGAGAAAGCACATAAATTGGTTCTAGATCGGCTGGGGGTCAAACCAATTTTGGACTTACAATTGAGATTGGGCGAAGCTACGGGATCTACTTTGGCTATATCGATTCTGGAACAATCTGTTCGTTTCGTAGATGAGATGAAGACTTGGGATGAAGTGAATTGGAATCGGCTAGATCAACATAAATAA